The DNA window AGTGGACGAGGGGTGTGGGTTGGGGGTTAAACACAATTGTCGGCACTCGTCACGTTTCATTTTGTGCGTTCACGCGTGCACCCAAACCATGTGCTTCAAAAAGAACACACAAAATTGTACTTCATTTCCCTGGCAAAGTTAAATCAAAAGTTGAATTTTCGATTTAACAGGGAAACTCTTCTTGGTGTGtcggaaaaaaacaaatattggTCATATGGCAAATAGAAGAGACGGCATTTGGtttacttttataattttatcaAGAAATATACaatcgaaacatttttattgcgcacaaaatatgttatttatgttataaaaaaacacatttctaAACGCAAATATTGATTACACTTGCAATTCTATGTCAAATATTTTAGCATAAAAGTTTTACTCTGCCATTAATGAACATCTTGTTGTGCTTTAAAGCAGCTAACGAAGCgacataaaatatttgtcataTGTGTCAGGGCAGCGGCAATGTCCACAAATCGAAAAGTGAAGGAAAACCGGGGAAAACAGAGCCGCAAACGCCCACCTAAACAAAAGCCGCCCACCGCCCCCGTTTGGCCTCCCCCGCATTTTCGTCCTCCTTTTGGCCTGTGGACAAAAcaggagcaacaaaaacaaaaaacaataataaagccagcagcaaatgcccctttgttgttgtcactGCGACAAAATAAACGTCAGGGTGGGATTTTCCTTGGCCAAAGGGGGGCAGGGGGTTGGGCTCTAGTTTGGGCTcggttttgggtttggggttCGTGTCCTCACACAGGAAGCGACACACAAGCTGGCAggatattttatatttgtgcaccatgtgtgtgtgcgccagGGACAGCCATTGTAAATTCCAGCTGCCTTTTCCTCCTTTCCAAACGGATATGCCACGTACGGGGAGCAAGGAAGAGCGCAAGGGGGCATGGCGGGGGCGGCGCaggaagaacaaaaaaacaagGATTCCATGTGTATATGTCCTGGAGCAGAGCGCACAGGATATGCCCTGCCTGTGGTTTGTTTCCTCCGCTCCCCTCCACAATCCTCCAATCCCCCTATCGCTCCCTGTCGCCCCGCCTTTTGTCGCCTGCACACGGcgcgtatacgtaatgcctgataaaatgcgaaatgtgCGAATAAAACGAGTTTCTCTGTGAGCTGCCAAGTCAGGCGGCAAATCAGCTTTAATGGGTGTTCACTCTAAGTCGGCTTTAATTAGGCACACCAATgattgtgtgtgcgtgtgtatatTTGTGTGCTTATTGCaaattaacaataaacaatttttaattcaatttcaatgtgGGCGATGGTCAAACATAAAGAGGGAACAACCATTCTGTTGGGGTCATCATTAATTTATGCGCCACGCCCATCGTTTCACTTTGTGTGAGTGAAGTGGGTGGTTTTGGTGGCTTTGTGTTGCTTTTGGCCACCCTTCCAACTCAATTAATTTGCTCCCATTTTGCTTTTAGTACTTTTGCGTTAATATACATGcccgctgttgttgctttaaTTAGAGGACCTTTTTTGCTCATTTTCTTTATCCACCCAGCCTAATGGCACAACCAAAAGCATTTCCTTCTCCACTTCTTTCTCGGCTTTTACCCCACTTTCTTTCTCAGCTAATTGACATATGGTAATGACGCTGACGTTGATAATGATCACCATGGCggagatgatgatgataatgacgACGAGGGTGTGAATGTAGCAACCTGTATTTACCAGCTAATGATAGACCCGCAGCAAGCTATGTATGTGAAATTAACTTGAACTTGAACTCGGTAAATTGGAATACGTTTAAGGGTTAAGGGAACGCAGTTATCTAGTGGAAGGCACTGGAAATCGATTACACACATTAGAGTTGTGCAATCGAGAGGGGAGCAAACGCTAAATGCTATTACTGTAATTATGAATAgaattaataaatcaaatggcACTGTTTAAGCTTCTCGAATGTcgatgaatatttaaatggtGGTTTGTCGATTTTGAGAGTTACcatgcatatatttttttattccattaaaaaGGAATACAGCATTAAAAGTGCAAGAAGATacagcattttaattgcataaacGGCGCTCAttatattttcagtttttatttttaatcataGGTACTTTGCTTCTGGTCTTGCGCCGCATTCGGTttagcttcttttttttttactaccGTTTGCCATTGGCAGcttgtttctgttgttttgGCCTGCCTTTTTGTCTTGATTGCAatcgtttcttttttatttttgcaaattgccTGCCAAACACGCCTACCCAGAAACACCAAAAACCCGCAAACCGAACGTTTCGCCCCGTTTTTCAGAAGTGAACAGCTCGAGCAGGTCTCGCACGCGATTTTAATGACACGgcacttaaaatttaatcgaGCAAACTGCATTGCTTCTCGATATAAGAGGACCGAGCGTATAAACACATACGTGTAAACCCTACCCCATTTCCTCCCATTCCGGCATTGATTATTGTTTTCGTGCATATTTGATTTGTTGGctgatttttcattttggttttgctGCCGCAGTTTCTGCTACGTTAATTGCACACAATGCCAACACGCTGACTAGCTGACCATTGTGAtaagtttttcttttactaCCCTGCACTTTTCACGCTAGAATCGCAAATGAAAACATTGAACAATTGGGGCGGCGCAAATAATGATTTTCTTTGGTCTATCTGTTAGCTTGAATAgctttaaaatgattttacaattttaaatagttttaaaataattttacaattttaaaacgctattaaaataattttaaaatgttaggACGCTCTTAAAAAGgctataaatattataataatttgatataataattttattatagagaTTTGGAAATCTCTATGATGAGTGAGTACTTTAATGTTCGTTTCTGCAAACTTGCAAGTATTGAATGCGCTTGCTGTTGTTCTCGTGCGGTGAGGACATTGACCAACGCGAAAGGTGGAAACTTTGGCACCCAATGACCAGAAACCGCAGGCAGGACgacgtgggcgtggcattatTCCGCCCACAAATTGAGGTGGCACACACGacgcaaacaaacaaacaagcatgCCGCATGCACTTTAAAGCAAATGGAAAGAGAAAATCGAATGGGAAAAAGAGTAAAGTAGGGGAATTTCCTGCATTGCCAGCTATTGTTTGAGCAGCATTTGCATTGATGATTTACAACAACAGGCATTTCATTTAGCAAATTTAttgcatgtatgtatatgttgttgtttcggttgctgttgcatttcATGCATCGTGAAGCATGAAACAGCTCGCGAACAGCAGCATGAAAATTAACAGCgtaaaaaaaactgaaaaaaaaaacaagaaaaaaaaagcaaaattaaaaCGGAAAGGAAAACGGCGCCCAGGAGcattcataaatttcaattgtgCACGTCTCTTATGGGGATTGTGGTATTGAAATGCTTGACATTAATtaacagcaaataaattaaattacacttCTGCCGTGAATTAACTCTTGCAATATTGTACAAGAATGTTGCGATATTATTCCTACCCTATCAAACGAATAACGATAATTACACATCATTATGAGGTTCGAGAAGGCTTgccaaaaaagagaaaaaaggTATACCTCAAACGTCCCACATAAATCTTTCAGTACTCGGTGGGAAATTGGCAAAGTTCCCAAAGACATGTGCTCGAAATTTGAACGGCCTGTGACACGTTTAGCCCGAATTTTacatattcattcatttagAATATTTGGCTCTTCAATTTTTTGAAACGTTTGAATGCTCTTGTTTGGCTCTTGACGGCACATTAATGCCAGTAAATCTTTGGAGCATTTACGTTATTATATCGAGGGATTATGCGATTATGGTGCGGGTGTTGATTTtccgcccacaaaccgcgtTTGATCTTCGCAGCGGGAAGTGACGATTGAAAATCGCTTTTCCCACCAGAtgctgtttgttttccttttcgtttttgcagccaagcaaatgaaaattgcgAGAATCCCCCCCATTCgattatttattcattttaaacaGAGCAACGACAAGAACGGAATAAATTGGAGGGAAAACCAAATCAGAAACGGAAGCAGCCAAACTTTCTGTTCCCCAAATTTCAATAATAAATGGATAATAGCAACGAAATTGGAAATGAAATGTGGAATATTACCAGAGAGAACGTGTTTCGAGAACATTAATGCCATTTCGCATCAGTCTAATCGAACAGACTCATTTGTCCATAGAATGCCAGCCGGCTTTGGTGGGTTAATTAAGAAAAAGGGGCTGTCTATCATCGGACTAAGGTGTGGAGTCTCCAGCCTGATAATAATAGCTCCGGCTTATTGGGTTTCAATTACTGTCGGATGCTACCTAGTGGACCTGCCCTAACAAGCGCCCCTGTGCTGTACAATGGGGAGAAACCTCTAGCGATGGTCGCGTGACTCACGAGCAAGAAAATgtcgcaaaaataaaaaataaaataatataaaaataaaatcatgtCAAATTGTTTTGTTAGATTTAGATATCTGGCTTTGAGAAAATATTTCGTCCAACATAGTATTGATCACATATCTAGGAAGCAAAATTAGCACTTTATATATATGGATAAACTCTACTCATGATTCATGATCGTTTGTTTAGATTTCCTAGATATCGCTAAAAACACTCTTTGCATAACTTATTCCAAAGATTTCAATCATCTCTTAACCTAATTATCCAACCAAATAGCCAGCGTTCAATTGGGCAACACTTTTCAATTAGTTTGCAAGTGTCAAGCGAAGGAAAAGTGGCAGGTAAACCAGTCACGTATAGTTTGTAATCACGCACACACCTCTGGCCCAGGCTTGTAGATGCCTTTTACATATCTGATATCACGCAAAAACAGAGAGCTTGGCCCGGTGTGTCTGCCCATTCATTGCCATGTTTGCCCACGTCGTCGCCAGTcgtaaaatgcaaattgcatgcAATCAACGCGTTTTTCGTTTAATTATTATGAGaattttatgcttttttttttattttttttgtttgtacttTTTCGCTGGCACGGAACGTGCCAAGTGCCATTCGCATACGGCAAACGgcggcagcaaaaacaacttgATCCGCCCGGCGGATTTTCAGATACAGTACCGGGTATTATCGGCCTTTGTCTGGGCCGCCTGGGGGCtgccattttcaattaaattaccGGGCATTGGGCGCAAATTGCGGTGGCTCGTCCACATAGTAGCATCGAGCTGTTCTATGTactatatgtgtatgtatgttgggcagaaataaaattccactctaattaatttacattatttatcgGTTTCGCAATACTACACCTCCAACTGGGGGTCACTAATTAATATAATACTCCCTGCCGCTTTGCGCCACGTGATCTACATGCAAGTTGAACCAAGTTGTAAATTGTGCGAGCATTAACTTAAATTTAGACTTCATTCAAAAATGACAGAGTCGTTTTATTTCTGctgtttattttccttttttcgtTAATCAGCAGCCGCTCGCTGACTTGGCTTTAATTTATCGCAATTTTTGGGCAAGAGACATTGAACTCGAAAGTGTGTGaaggcattttatttatttgtttctgtttctgtttaaGGCGTGGGCGGTCGgcaatgaaatgcaaatgttggCTAAATAAATGAGCAGGGAAATATGTTAATTGGAACATTGACAGCTAAGTGATTTTTTCGTTGATTCCGAGAACAAATTTCTGGGGCTTAAATTTAGTAAATGCTGCAATTGTTTGCGTTCAAATTCTAGCAAACGAAATATGAGGGCAGGTTTCTgttcttataaatatatacataaatatagtacttaaataaacaacaatattTATTCGCGTTGTCTGAAACCATCTAATACTAAATTGGGCAAAGAGCCACagaataaattgtaattagcagacaaataaattaaaactataaGATATACgcgtttttcatttcataGAACCAAACAGAAACTTTTACATAAAACTTTGAATCAATGtgtcatgttttttttttggagtgGGTAACAAGCAGTTAAGTAAAACTATTCCAACCAAATCAGGGCATCTCGCACACAACTGACTCCCGTGGACGTGGAAAGAGCGCCAAGAATTTTCCATAAAAAGGCATTCTCAATTTGGTTTCGGAATTCTCATACTTCACAGTACGTGACTGGGAGTTGTAATCTGCAGGAAGGAGCGAAAACCACATAACACGCACACCACTCGAATAGAGAATAATATTTGAATTGCAAAATGGAGTGgacaaaacacaaatataaTTTGTGCAGTATATGCAAAATTGATTAGATTGGGTGCGGTTTGGCCTGGAACAATGTTCGCTTtatggaaaattgaaattagttGACTTCATCCCATTCACATCCCCATCCCAGTAACCCGTCCACACAGGAACACACACAAGCCTGACACATTAAATGGCATGCATAATTGAATTATCGAGTGGGTGAATTGTGGGTAAAATGGGGTCGATGGTATCCCGATaccacatatacatacattcatacatacatacatatagtaCATACTCGCACAACAATGAAGGTGTTTTGCAGGCTCCAATTTTGCCCAGTTGAAACAATTCCATGTCAATTGCAGGGCGTAATTAAATGGAGTAGGTAGTCCACTACTTCGTAgtgagtttgtttgtttgaaatttaatagAATTGCCCGAGGCGTTTGCATACGTGAGTATCTCGGTTTCTGTGAGGATTTACGAGCCATTCAcaacattcacattcacaacattcacattcacaaccgacaatgcaaattgcaatcCTGCATGTCCTGTTCGTCCTGTCGCctgtctgctgctgctcctgctgctgcttgtctTGTGGAAAACTGCTTGTGTATGCACATATGCAAGTCAAATAAAcgtaataataaaattgttgcATACCCCCGGCACTGAATATGCCACGCAAATGAGCAAGACGGCAAGTTGCCACTTTGGGGGTTGAGTGCATGTATCCGATACACGCATTTTCAATGCATTATACATTATGCATTTTGCATATATACAATAGAACTCTGCAGCATAAGAAGCTTTGCAATTGAAAGTTACCCAGCTTTAACGTactattaaaatatatcaatacCACCCCCTACTGCATAAACTTTATTTAAGCTGTAGAAATATGTTTTTTCCTCCTGCaatgaaatttgaaatttgcataagcctTTTCTTTTCCACCGTGATTGAAGTTCCACCCTTCAATCTTCAATTATGGTTCCCTATCAGTGGGCGTTCACCGTACATACCTGAGTTCTGTTAATCACTCGACGGCCAGCGAGTGAGGAAAGGGAAAACAAAGCGctaaaataacaatttaacAACTTGTTCAAGACGAGCAACTTTGCCTCCCACCTGGCAACCCACCGCGTCCATGCCCATTTACCCTTACCACCTACCCACTTCCACCAACCCGTTAAAACCGCTCAACCTCGTTATTGTCATTACCATTATATGAATGTATGCATGAACAATGCCCGGGTAATTATTGTTTTGAGGACAGACAGGGGCGATTGCGTGACTCGGGcacatttgttttgtttacggAAAGTAATTGCAAAAGTTGTTTCAATTTTGCCCAACAGCGATAGCAAGCCAACCGAAGAGGGTTAACAACAATCGCTCTCGCTCCtgtaaagtaaaaaaaaaaaacatgaaaaaaatACTGGGCATTGGAGCAGGCAAACAATGCATAATTGGCATCAGCTTAATGCTTTAACTTGCCGAGTGCCAGtggcaaaagaaaataaaatgaaatgcaaaatgcaaaatgcaaaaagcaaaatgcTACCAACCGcccacccaaaaaaaaccagCATCAAAAACGCATTTACCCCGCCCACACAAACGATGGCGttgggcaaaaagtttttagttCAACGGGGTAgcgaaaaatataaaaaggaaaactatatgtgtgtataaaaaaaaagacgaaaaaaaattgtaaagtAGTGAGATGGGCGTGTGGGAGTGGCCAGCGTTCTTTTTGTGCCATTTTCTTCGTTGCTTtgtttaaattacaattttcttCTGCTGTGCGCTCTCTTTTTCGGCACTTTTTCCCCCGCGCTGCACATCCGGCGCAAAAAGTGCATGAAAAGCGCAAAAATGGCACAACTACTATATAtcttcttcctcttcctcgactttattttttttttacttttgtaGCTGCATAGGAAAAAAGAAGACGAAGAAGGGGAGAAGCAGAACAAGTCGGACAGGCGGACTGGCATTCAGTCATTTTAGCATTTCAGCCATTCAGTCAGCGAGTCATTCGCATGTTTTCTTCTTGGTTAGGGTGATTCAGGGGATTACCATTAAGGAAAACGTTATTCCAATGGCAAAAATTGCCTAAATATGAAACGGTTTGCTTTTTAAGGTAACACATTTTACAGAGTGACCAGCTCATTATAGGAAGCAATAATTACCCTTAgctaaaatgcaaatggaatttaaaagtacaaaatacatcttttcttttttgctgaCGCACCCTGACAGATGCGCCTCAGTTTATTCGGATTCGCATTTGCCTCTGCATTTTCCTCTTATGCAAAAAacgtgaaaatatttttttttccgagCATTTTGGACGAAAATGTTTGTGAATTATTTAAGGGAAAACCAAAGCATCGCAATCTAAACAAAAAGTGAATGTGCAGAAATAGTAGGAGCTTGCTGTTGTGTTTGGGCACTTAAAATTTAACATGCTAAATGAATTTAAGGCAGAATTCTGCCGGTCGTcagatatttttcatttttccatttattcgCTTGCATCAGCATCTCTTGctacatattttttgatttattatgtGTGCGTCACTTGGATAGCTTTTAATTGAACATTAAATGAATgccatttatttgttttctgcTCAAATACATGAACACATAATGTAGTTATTTAATTCcaattgtaattaattgaATACAATTATTGTTGTCTCGTTGCAGGTCGGTATTCAATTACACTGATTTCAATCAATATTTTCGATAAGTGGGGCGCGTAAGTTGCAATAATTTATTGTACAAATGTGATCTTGTTTAAAGTAATTGCTATTAGAATGTTAAttagtgaaaataatattacacATTTGAATTACACATTTGAATAGCCATTTTCTTTAGCCTTTTACTGGCTTTTGCTTTCCCATTGCATTGGACTTTCTCCCTGACAGAGCAAATCTAAAAATGAAGGGACAAAGAGTGAGTGAGTCATTGAGATAAATAGCCATAGcatttggcaaattgaaatcaaatcaatagCGGCAAATCAAATTGAAGTCTCGCAGCGGAAAAATCCGAAAACACGAATCAAACTTTGACTTGGCAATAGAAGTGCGGTGGGGGGAAAGGAAAAAGGGAAAGATCCGAAAGTGCGCCAAATGCAACTAAGCGATACATAATACCGTAAGGAAAACAGAAATCCCCACCGAAAACCCCGCCGATGCCTGCCAGATAAAAGATGATTGAATGCAACTGGCTGGCGCTGAGTCCACGAATTCCCCGCCAAAAATCCCCTGTCTTCTTGTCTGATTAACATAAATCGTGCTGGCTGCCGCTGCCCGACTATAtcttatttcgattttttcccTCGCCTTCGGTTTGtttagctttatttttttatttcattttttttgacttggttttgttttgtttttctttctctcAAATGAACTACGGGCTTATGCAAAAGCTCGGATGGCGGCGGCacaggcagcagcagaaatTGAATGGAAGCgagctgaaaaataaaaaataaataaaaacgaaaggCACCACTGAAATGAAATTCAGATGGAGGAGAAGGAGCTCCATGGAGCTCCAGCAGGAGTAGCTGGTCGTCCATGTGGATGGTAGATGGGGGATTGTGGATTGGATAGAGTGGATATGGAGTGGtgggcagcggcaacaacacaTCAGTGCCTGCCTGCTGACTTTTATTGCAATCGCAGGTCTCGAATGCGGCGCAGTCTGAAACTTCGAATACGGAGGCCAAAACTTAACCCATTTTCACGCCAGCTGGCTGAAAAGTGACTGCTTTAGAACGCCTAACTGATTTAAAACAGTTTACAATTAACTGAATTAGAATTAGAATTCTGTCTATAGGTTGAACAATGAATGAGTTTCAAGATAGTTCTTAGAACGCATTAAACGAAATGAATAACAAAAAGATAATGACTTTCAAATAAAGTTATAATCATTATGCATACATGTCAAGTTGCTGTGAGTAAAACCAATTTGAGTTGCAACAATGTAGACTGCTTCCTTTGTCTTCAAAATCGAATCTTTTTAAAAGCAATCGAAAATCGAAACCAGTGACGGGTTAAACTTTTTGCTGATGAGCATGAGAATGATGTTGCTGTCGGGCTCCTCAGGCTTTCATCCTTTGGGTTCCCTTGCTTTTttatctttttgtttttttcgtttttgtctTTCCCTCACTTTGGTTTGAACTTCATTGTTGGCTCGCTTAAAATTCCAAACAGCAAATTGCAACTGCCAACAATTTCGAGGCTATCAGTGGCATAGCATCAGGCAACCACGTCGCtggtggctgctgcttctgctcctgctcctgatgttgctgctgctgctgctgctggtggtggagaTGCCGATGTTGCTCCTACCACTGGCAGTAATTTTATGCAAGATGCTATCTCAACACACCTCAACACGCCTGCTGGCGGAGAGGCAGAGAAATGCATGTAAGCCATTTCACTGGGTTCTGCCATGCTTCTTGGCCATGCTTGGTTGgtctgctgttgttgttgttgctgttgcaagtATGACAAACAGCCTGCTGCCGTCTTTTGAATGGAATTCAATTCCCATGCAGCAGGGGCAGCGgcggcacagcagcagcaactctaGACGTCTCTCACATCTCGTGCCTTTTGTCTGCCTTTTatctgctgatgttgctgccttcgttgctgctgttgctgctgctgcggctgctgcttctCGGCACAGCAATACTTGTTTAGCTTgtt is part of the Drosophila yakuba strain Tai18E2 chromosome 2R, Prin_Dyak_Tai18E2_2.1, whole genome shotgun sequence genome and encodes:
- the LOC122319551 gene encoding probable E3 ubiquitin-protein ligase IRF2BPL; this translates as MAITAAAAAAAAAANKLNKYCCAEKQQPQQQQQQQRRQQHQQIKGRQKARDVRDV